ACGGCCACGGCATCCTGATGCGCGCCGAATGGGACATCGCGCGGTACCTGCGCAGCGGCCGGCTGGTGCAGGTGCTGGCCAACTACCGCACGCCCGATGCCGACATCTACGCGGTGTACCCCCAACGTCATCAGCTGTCGGCGCGCGTGAGAGCTTTCGTTGACTTCATCGCGGCCGCGCTCGAAAACGGCAGCATCCGGTGACACCTGCAAAGGGACTTCGGCGACCCAGATCGGCGGCTTTCTGCTACCGTATTTTTCATCGCTGACAGCTCACCGGAGAACCGCCCATGCCGCTTCGCCCGCCACCGATCCTGCCGCCCAGCTTCGTACCGCCGTACCTGCTGGACCGGCTCGCGGCGCACGCCGATGCGTCCGTCAGTGCGCGCGCGGCCAACACGTTGATGATCGATCGCGAACACCGCGGGCTGCGCGAATTTCTCGCGCCCCAGGTGTCGTCGAGCCCCGCGCCGCAGTACGCAAAACGCAGTTCGCCCGAACGCAAGATCCATGACGCGGGCAACGCCACGCAACTGCCCGGCAAGCTGATCCGCGCCGAGGGCCAAGCCGCAAGCAAGGACCTCGCGGTCGACGAGGCCTACGACGCCCTGGGTGCCACCTGGCGCCTGTACCACGACATCTACGAGCGCAACTCCATCGACGGCGCGGGCATGTCGCTCACAGGCAGCGTGCACTACGGCAACGACTACGACAACGCCTTCTGGAACGGCACGCAGATGGTGTTCGGCGATGGCGACGGCGAGGTCTTCAACCGCTTCACCATCGCCGTGGACATCATCGGCCACGAGCTCACGCACGGCGTGATCGATCACGAGTCCGGACTGGTCTATCAAGGCCAGTCGGGCGCGCTCAACGAATCGATCTGCGACGTGTTCGGCGCGCTCGTCAAGCAGCACGTGCTCAAGCAGACGGCGCAACAGGCCGACTGGCTGGTGGGCGCCGGGCTCTTCATGGAAACGGTGAAGGCGCGCGCCCTGCGCTCGATGGCCGAGCCCGGCACCGCCTACGACGATCCGGTGCTCGGCAAGGACCCGCAGCCCGCGCACATGAAAGACATCGTCGTCACGCGGCAGGACAATGGCGGCGTGCACATCAATTCCGGCATTCCCAACCGCGCCTTCTACCTGGCCGCGACCGCCATCGACGGTCCGGCGTGGGAGACGGCCGGACGCATCTGGTACGACACCGTGTGCGACCGCCGGTTGAAGCAGGATGCGGATTTCGCCGCCTTCGCCGAACTGACCGTGAGCGCCGCCGCCAGGCGCTTCAGCCCCGGCAGCGCGGCGCACAAGGCGGTCATCGCCGCATGGAACACCGTGGGAGTCACCGCATCATGATTCACCTGCCGCCCCTGAACGACGCCACCATCGTGCGCGTGACGCGCGAAGGCGGCATCGCCTACTTGCCTGGCCTCGCACGGCCGCGCAGCTTCCAGCTGGGCGACTGCACCGAGGAACTGCGCCAGCAGATCGACGACGCGCTGCAAAGCGCCGCGCCGCATGCCGAGGAGAGCAGCGCCGCGTCGCCGGGCGGCGACCAGCGCATCTACCGCGTGGAGGTGGTGATGGAGAACACGGCCACCGCCAGCTCGGTCAGCTTCGACGTGCCCGAGACCGAGGCGCCCGCGGCGCTGGTGCATCTCTGGAAGGATGCGGGCAAGCGGCGCTGATCTTCAGCCTTTGCCCAGGATCACCGAGCCGATCAGCCACACGTTCGCCGCGCCGATCACACCGAACAGGCCCCAGGCCAGCAGCTTCACCACCGGACCGTTGGCAAAGCCGCCCATCATGTCGCGGCTGCTCGTGAAGCGGATCAACGGCCACATCGCGAACGGCAGTTGGAAGCTCAGCACCACCTGGCTCAGCACCAGCATCTTGCCCACGCCGCCATCGCCGAACCACCACACGCCGAGGAACGCCGGCCCCAGCGCAAGCGCGCGCGTGAGGAGGCGCCGCTGCCAGCAGGGGAT
This region of Variovorax sp. RKNM96 genomic DNA includes:
- a CDS encoding protealysin inhibitor emfourin, with product MIHLPPLNDATIVRVTREGGIAYLPGLARPRSFQLGDCTEELRQQIDDALQSAAPHAEESSAASPGGDQRIYRVEVVMENTATASSVSFDVPETEAPAALVHLWKDAGKRR
- a CDS encoding M4 family metallopeptidase gives rise to the protein MPLRPPPILPPSFVPPYLLDRLAAHADASVSARAANTLMIDREHRGLREFLAPQVSSSPAPQYAKRSSPERKIHDAGNATQLPGKLIRAEGQAASKDLAVDEAYDALGATWRLYHDIYERNSIDGAGMSLTGSVHYGNDYDNAFWNGTQMVFGDGDGEVFNRFTIAVDIIGHELTHGVIDHESGLVYQGQSGALNESICDVFGALVKQHVLKQTAQQADWLVGAGLFMETVKARALRSMAEPGTAYDDPVLGKDPQPAHMKDIVVTRQDNGGVHINSGIPNRAFYLAATAIDGPAWETAGRIWYDTVCDRRLKQDADFAAFAELTVSAAARRFSPGSAAHKAVIAAWNTVGVTAS